The proteins below are encoded in one region of Chloracidobacterium sp.:
- a CDS encoding adenine phosphoribosyltransferase — protein MDELRRLIREIPDFPKPGILFYDITTLLKDSQGLRLAVNRMSEALAGQPIDVVIGVEARGFIFAPPLAYQLGAGFVPVRKPRKLPGEVERISYDLEYGSDTLEIHRDAIQPGQRVVIADDLLATGGTAAAAAALVEKLGGEVVGLTFLVELTFLGGRKKLARYPVISLLTYDR, from the coding sequence ATGGACGAGCTGCGACGCCTGATTCGTGAGATTCCCGATTTTCCTAAACCCGGCATTCTGTTCTACGACATTACAACGTTGCTCAAGGATTCGCAGGGGCTGCGGTTGGCGGTCAACCGCATGAGCGAGGCTTTGGCCGGACAGCCGATTGATGTGGTGATCGGCGTCGAAGCGCGGGGCTTCATCTTTGCGCCGCCGCTGGCCTACCAACTCGGCGCAGGGTTTGTCCCAGTCCGGAAACCAAGGAAATTGCCCGGCGAAGTCGAGCGCATCAGCTACGACTTGGAGTACGGCAGCGATACGCTTGAAATCCACCGCGACGCGATTCAGCCGGGGCAGCGCGTCGTCATCGCCGATGATTTGTTGGCGACCGGAGGGACGGCGGCGGCGGCGGCGGCGCTTGTCGAGAAACTCGGTGGGGAAGTGGTCGGTCTAACCTTTCTGGTTGAGCTGACGTTCTTAGGCGGGCGGAAAAAACTGGCACGCTATCCTGTGATATCGCTACTGACGTACGACCGTTAG
- a CDS encoding acylphosphatase, producing MGVIARHFRITGRVQGVGYRYFVLCVARELGIVGWVRNLPDGSVEAWAKGQPHVMEAFQHELSFGPYNAQVAGIEVTEADPSVQCDEFRILR from the coding sequence ATGGGCGTAATTGCACGGCACTTTCGCATCACGGGACGGGTGCAAGGCGTCGGGTACCGGTATTTTGTCCTGTGTGTTGCACGTGAACTGGGGATTGTGGGATGGGTGCGCAACCTTCCAGACGGCAGCGTTGAAGCTTGGGCCAAGGGACAGCCTCACGTGATGGAAGCTTTTCAACACGAACTGAGTTTTGGCCCCTACAATGCCCAAGTCGCCGGCATTGAAGTGACGGAAGCTGATCCCTCGGTTCAGTGTGACGAGTTCCGCATCTTGCGCTAG
- the selD gene encoding selenide, water dikinase SelD, with the protein MSADAIRLTKLAKRAGCAAKQPPGYLFSFLSGLPPLTDPNVLVGSQTADDAAVYRLSDDLALVLTTDFFTPIVDDPADFGAIAAANALSDVYAMGGEPRAALNLVGFPDNRLEASVLGDILRGAMEIAAAAGVSIVGGHTIKSDEPIYGLAVVGVVSPDRMLTNAGGRPGDRLVLTKPIGVGVVTTAAKNDADELGAIAEAVRLMRTLNRAAAEAALSVGVQAATDVTGFGLLGHLRNLAFASGCAAEVDYDAVPVLPAARRYAEAGFCPGGTHANWRFLNDWTAYDPALAKTDQLLLCDAQTSGGLLLAVAPEAVVPLLDELRKRGTPCAAVIGKLVAGPPGRLTVRRMAA; encoded by the coding sequence ATGTCGGCCGACGCTATTCGCCTGACCAAGCTCGCCAAGCGCGCTGGCTGCGCCGCCAAGCAGCCGCCGGGCTACTTGTTCTCATTCTTGAGCGGACTCCCGCCCCTGACGGACCCCAACGTTTTGGTCGGAAGTCAGACGGCCGACGACGCAGCCGTGTATCGCCTCAGCGACGACTTGGCGCTGGTGCTGACGACCGACTTCTTTACGCCGATTGTGGACGATCCGGCCGATTTTGGGGCGATTGCGGCGGCGAACGCCCTGAGCGACGTGTACGCTATGGGAGGCGAACCGCGCGCGGCGCTCAATCTGGTCGGCTTCCCGGACAACCGGCTGGAAGCGTCCGTGCTGGGCGACATCCTGCGCGGCGCGATGGAGATTGCCGCCGCCGCCGGTGTGAGCATCGTCGGCGGTCACACCATCAAGAGTGACGAGCCGATCTACGGGCTGGCCGTCGTCGGTGTGGTGTCGCCCGACCGGATGCTGACCAACGCCGGCGGACGGCCGGGCGATCGGCTGGTGCTGACCAAGCCAATTGGCGTGGGCGTGGTGACGACGGCAGCCAAAAACGACGCCGACGAGCTGGGCGCGATAGCGGAGGCCGTCCGCCTGATGCGGACGCTCAATCGCGCCGCCGCCGAAGCGGCTCTCTCCGTCGGCGTCCAGGCCGCAACGGATGTCACCGGCTTCGGCCTGCTAGGTCACTTGCGGAATCTGGCTTTCGCCAGTGGTTGTGCGGCGGAAGTGGATTATGACGCCGTTCCAGTGCTACCTGCCGCCCGGCGCTATGCGGAGGCTGGTTTCTGTCCGGGCGGGACGCACGCCAATTGGCGCTTTCTCAATGACTGGACGGCGTATGATCCTGCGCTCGCCAAAACCGATCAGCTGTTGCTGTGCGACGCGCAAACCTCCGGCGGCTTACTGCTGGCCGTTGCGCCTGAGGCCGTTGTGCCGCTCCTCGACGAACTGCGCAAGCGCGGGACGCCCTGTGCGGCGGTCATCGGCAAACTGGTCGCCGGTCCACCCGGTCGCCTGACTGTACGGCGAATGGCAGCCTAG
- a CDS encoding DUF4157 domain-containing protein, protein MFSKTAPTLRLLMTGLRCGSWVAPPPPGWERLPSATCRRLQPFFPELDLGRDVLWRVGPLPWWVRRTAFVPPIAITFGSLVWVAPGWYTPDTPAGVELIAHELAHVVQYRRYGYVGFTLRYGWDFLVNLLRGDSLAKAYENIPFEIEARTRAAAVCRQSRLV, encoded by the coding sequence ATGTTCTCCAAAACGGCGCCGACGCTCCGGCTGTTGATGACCGGTTTGCGGTGCGGTTCATGGGTTGCGCCGCCGCCGCCCGGCTGGGAACGACTCCCGTCGGCGACCTGCCGCCGCTTACAGCCTTTCTTTCCCGAACTCGACCTTGGCCGTGATGTGCTCTGGCGGGTCGGCCCGCTGCCGTGGTGGGTGCGGCGGACGGCTTTTGTCCCGCCGATTGCGATTACGTTCGGTTCACTCGTTTGGGTGGCGCCGGGTTGGTACACGCCGGACACGCCGGCCGGAGTTGAACTCATCGCCCACGAGCTGGCGCACGTCGTTCAGTACCGTCGCTATGGCTACGTCGGCTTTACGCTGCGTTACGGATGGGATTTTCTCGTCAACCTGCTGCGCGGCGACAGCCTTGCCAAGGCGTACGAGAACATTCCCTTTGAGATTGAGGCGCGGACTCGCGCAGCCGCCGTTTGCCGGCAGTCCCGGCTGGTTTGA
- a CDS encoding SDR family oxidoreductase: MAPMMKIGEVLQGQVALVIGAGSAVGAASARKLARVGADVAVNDAGNPAGAQVTADAIAAAGGRAVTLEADVSIGAEIKAIVAAVVKAFGRLDILVSDAGLQCDAAFADRTFEEWNYIVAVNLTRQFLCAREAVRQFLAQPPRPWGSATLGKIIFTSGLPNAIPWAVEVNGAASKQGLSFLKKSLSPEVTGKRIRINAVSPGAIQASGNRAAGDTSELILYGCVASPEDIGRAVVWLASDSSDDFTGTAFYVVGKKLYMDNGMLLCSEL, encoded by the coding sequence ATGGCTCCGATGATGAAGATTGGCGAAGTTTTGCAGGGGCAAGTGGCTTTGGTCATCGGTGCGGGTTCGGCCGTCGGCGCGGCGTCGGCGCGCAAACTCGCACGCGTCGGAGCAGACGTCGCCGTCAACGACGCCGGCAATCCGGCCGGCGCGCAGGTGACGGCTGACGCTATTGCCGCCGCCGGCGGCCGAGCCGTCACCCTTGAAGCCGATGTGAGCATTGGAGCTGAGATCAAGGCCATAGTCGCCGCCGTCGTCAAGGCGTTCGGTCGCCTTGATATTTTGGTTAGCGACGCCGGACTCCAATGCGACGCCGCCTTTGCCGACAGAACGTTTGAAGAATGGAACTACATCGTCGCCGTCAACCTGACGCGGCAGTTCTTGTGCGCGCGGGAGGCCGTCCGGCAGTTTCTCGCCCAGCCGCCGCGCCCGTGGGGTTCAGCCACGCTCGGCAAGATTATCTTCACATCGGGTTTGCCTAACGCGATTCCGTGGGCCGTCGAAGTCAACGGCGCAGCTTCCAAGCAAGGCCTATCGTTCCTGAAGAAGTCGCTGTCGCCGGAGGTCACCGGCAAGAGAATCCGCATCAACGCAGTTTCGCCGGGCGCAATTCAGGCATCCGGCAACCGGGCGGCAGGGGATACGTCGGAGTTGATCTTGTATGGATGCGTCGCCTCCCCGGAGGACATCGGCCGCGCCGTGGTCTGGTTGGCGTCGGACAGCTCGGATGACTTCACCGGGACGGCATTCTATGTGGTTGGAAAAAAGCTTTATATGGACAATGGGATGCTCTTGTGTTCAGAGCTTTGA
- a CDS encoding heavy metal translocating P-type ATPase — protein MRDTLTTSKSTSTTTPSHTSAEPPIAVTEIIGVGGMTCAACANRIERALHRLEGVRAATVNLAAEQAIVTYYPETITLPALHAAIEQAGYTVVTTAADAPEQAAADASERERRSLGRRALIAGLLAVPLFMLEMSPMFLPALHHALVGVVGEAALRWVLLGLATLVQFGPGWRFYQKGWAAARAGAPDMNTLVMLGTTAAYGYSAAVTLWPTAFPAGTTHLYYEAAATVIALVLLGKYLEARARGEAGAAIRRLLELQPKTARVIRNQKTVDIPVSNICPGDLVVVRPGERIPVDGVVVEGASFVDESMLTGEPLPAAKAVGCQVVGGTVNGRGSFVFRAERVGAETVLQGIARLVQAAQGTRPPIQDVADRVVRWFVPVVLGTALATFGLWWGLASLELAVVNAVAILIIACPCAMGLATPTSLLVSTGKAAQFGILFRTGRAMQTLANLRTVVFDKTGTLTVGRPTLTDVQVVASPPGLTETELLGWIAAVERRSEHPAARAVVTAAEAQGWPQTDVADFAALPGLGVTATVAGRRLAVGTGQLMAELGVDATPLAPTVEALTCAGKTPLYAALDGRLAALLAVADEVKPTAAATVARLRADGLEVAMVTGDNRQTAQAVASWLGVTEVIAEVRPEAKAEVVRAFQKRGAVAFVGDGINDAPALASADVGIAIGTGTDIAVEAADVVLMSGDPSGVVNLIALSRATMRNIRQNLFWAFAYNAALLPVAAGVLYPAFGVLLSPMFAGAAMGLSSLFVLANAMRLLRWRPPVQP, from the coding sequence ATGCGCGATACACTAACAACATCGAAGTCAACGTCAACCACAACACCCTCTCACACCTCTGCCGAGCCGCCTATCGCCGTAACGGAAATCATTGGCGTCGGCGGGATGACGTGTGCGGCCTGCGCCAACCGGATTGAGCGCGCGCTGCACCGGCTCGAAGGCGTCAGGGCGGCGACGGTGAACTTGGCGGCGGAGCAGGCGATTGTGACCTACTACCCCGAAACCATCACCTTGCCCGCGCTACACGCCGCCATTGAACAGGCCGGTTACACGGTCGTCACGACCGCCGCCGATGCGCCGGAGCAGGCGGCGGCCGACGCAAGCGAGCGCGAGCGGCGTTCTCTTGGTCGGCGGGCGCTCATCGCCGGTCTCTTAGCCGTGCCGCTCTTCATGCTTGAGATGTCGCCGATGTTCCTGCCGGCGCTGCACCACGCCTTAGTCGGCGTCGTAGGGGAGGCGGCGCTGCGGTGGGTGTTGTTAGGGTTGGCGACGCTCGTGCAGTTCGGCCCCGGCTGGCGCTTTTACCAAAAGGGATGGGCGGCGGCGCGCGCCGGAGCGCCGGATATGAACACACTTGTGATGCTGGGGACGACGGCCGCCTACGGGTACTCGGCGGCCGTGACGTTGTGGCCCACGGCGTTCCCTGCCGGGACGACACACCTGTACTACGAGGCGGCGGCGACGGTCATCGCGTTGGTGTTGCTCGGCAAATATCTTGAGGCGCGCGCCAGAGGGGAGGCGGGCGCGGCGATTCGGCGACTACTTGAATTGCAGCCGAAAACGGCCCGTGTCATCCGCAACCAAAAGACCGTTGACATTCCAGTGTCCAACATTTGTCCGGGTGATCTGGTCGTTGTCCGTCCCGGCGAGCGCATTCCTGTGGACGGCGTCGTCGTCGAGGGAGCGTCCTTTGTGGACGAATCTATGCTGACCGGCGAGCCGCTCCCGGCGGCGAAGGCCGTTGGCTGTCAAGTCGTCGGCGGGACGGTCAACGGTCGGGGAAGTTTTGTGTTTCGAGCCGAGCGCGTCGGCGCAGAGACAGTTTTGCAGGGCATCGCCCGTCTAGTGCAAGCCGCACAGGGGACGCGACCGCCCATCCAAGATGTGGCGGATCGCGTCGTGAGGTGGTTCGTCCCGGTCGTGTTGGGGACGGCGCTGGCGACCTTTGGCCTCTGGTGGGGACTGGCGTCGCTGGAGTTGGCGGTGGTCAACGCCGTCGCCATCCTGATCATCGCCTGCCCCTGCGCCATGGGATTGGCGACGCCGACCTCACTGTTGGTCAGTACGGGCAAGGCGGCGCAGTTCGGCATCCTGTTTCGGACAGGCCGCGCCATGCAAACGCTCGCCAATCTGCGGACGGTGGTTTTTGACAAGACCGGCACGCTGACCGTCGGACGCCCGACGCTCACGGATGTCCAAGTTGTGGCGTCCCCGCCGGGCCTGACCGAAACTGAACTGCTGGGTTGGATTGCGGCTGTGGAGCGCCGGTCGGAACACCCAGCGGCACGGGCTGTTGTCACGGCGGCCGAAGCGCAGGGCTGGCCGCAAACGGATGTCGCCGACTTCGCCGCCCTGCCCGGTCTGGGTGTGACGGCGACGGTCGCCGGACGGCGGTTGGCCGTCGGTACCGGCCAGTTGATGGCCGAGCTTGGCGTGGACGCCACGCCCCTAGCGCCGACGGTGGAGGCTCTGACATGCGCCGGAAAGACCCCGTTGTACGCCGCGCTTGATGGGCGGCTCGCGGCGTTGCTGGCCGTCGCCGACGAGGTGAAACCGACGGCGGCTGCGACGGTTGCACGCTTGCGCGCGGACGGGCTAGAGGTGGCCATGGTAACGGGCGACAACCGGCAAACCGCACAGGCGGTGGCGTCGTGGCTGGGCGTCACGGAGGTCATCGCTGAGGTGCGCCCGGAAGCCAAGGCGGAAGTGGTGCGGGCGTTTCAGAAGCGCGGCGCCGTGGCGTTTGTCGGGGACGGCATCAACGATGCGCCCGCGCTGGCGAGCGCCGATGTCGGCATTGCGATCGGGACGGGGACGGACATCGCGGTTGAAGCCGCCGATGTCGTGCTGATGTCCGGCGATCCGTCCGGCGTGGTGAATCTCATCGCGTTGTCCCGCGCGACGATGCGCAACATCCGTCAAAACCTGTTCTGGGCGTTCGCCTATAACGCGGCGCTGTTGCCGGTCGCCGCCGGCGTCCTGTACCCGGCGTTTGGCGTGTTGCTTTCACCCATGTTCGCCGGGGCCGCCATGGGGTTATCGAGTTTGTTTGTGTTGGCGAATGCGATGCGTTTGCTGCGCTGGCGACCGCCGGTTCAGCCTTAG
- a CDS encoding cation transporter: protein MVLRRDVPGKWNGTPEEGKVMREETFEIEGMHCGHCVRAVETALRALVGVEVRRVEIGRASVAYAPETVSRARIVAAIEEAGFQVV from the coding sequence ATGGTGTTGCGCCGGGACGTACCCGGCAAGTGGAACGGTACGCCAGAGGAGGGCAAGGTGATGCGTGAGGAGACCTTTGAGATTGAAGGCATGCACTGTGGGCATTGCGTGCGCGCCGTCGAAACCGCACTCCGCGCGCTCGTCGGCGTTGAGGTACGCCGGGTGGAGATTGGGCGGGCTTCCGTCGCCTATGCGCCCGAAACCGTGAGCCGGGCGCGGATTGTCGCGGCGATTGAAGAAGCCGGCTTTCAGGTTGTTTGA
- a CDS encoding thioredoxin-like domain-containing protein, translating to MPTRSLLQIGPVRAPELEGGVDWLNIPRPLSLAALRGKVVLLDFWTYCCINCLHVIADLKALEAKYPNELVVIGVHSAKFTNEKESNSIRQAIARYDIRHPVVNDANLAIWNAYAVRAWPTLVLITPDGYVASRYTGEGHRDELDRDIAALIAEAKRKGTLKPGSVETALELSKEPDRPLRFPGKVHADAASRRLFIADTGHHRVVVVDFDGGLLDVIGSGAPGTRNGPYDFAEFRYPQGLALDGDFLYVADTGNHLIRRVNLKTKQVETVAGTGKNERGDRTGPGTTIGLSSPWDLVVHERTLFIAMAGAHQIWRYNLDTGTVGWYAGTGGEGRRDGALDTALFAQPSGLATDGKRLYVADSEISAIRAIDLKDGQVTTIAGGDLFDFGDANGRGENARFQHPLGVAVADRKLYVADSYNHKLRTIDLRTRFVSNLIGAGKPGLQNDIPALFHEPGGVSYADGKLFIADTNNHVVRVVEFEPTRVRTFPIDKLNAPTPVKRKADALPNEEQVGVPAQRLIPGAGEIVVDVKLPPGFKYAPKAEQRYFVSIEAGTEGFTVPAKAMAAAGEKLRFPVTIPYTVTADGMGAFDVVVSVTYCKEGNEGFCTVTTYRFHVPFIGRAKGGTKRLILQKQIPTPAPAG from the coding sequence ATGCCGACACGTTCCCTGCTGCAAATCGGTCCCGTTCGCGCCCCTGAACTGGAAGGCGGCGTGGACTGGCTCAACATACCGAGGCCGCTGTCGCTCGCCGCGCTACGTGGGAAGGTCGTGCTACTCGATTTCTGGACCTACTGCTGCATCAACTGTCTGCACGTTATCGCCGACCTCAAGGCATTGGAAGCCAAGTACCCAAATGAACTGGTTGTCATCGGCGTCCACTCGGCCAAGTTCACAAACGAGAAAGAAAGCAACAGCATCCGGCAGGCGATTGCGCGCTACGACATCCGGCACCCGGTCGTCAACGACGCCAACCTCGCCATCTGGAACGCCTATGCAGTACGCGCCTGGCCGACGCTGGTGCTGATCACACCCGACGGCTACGTGGCGAGTCGGTACACTGGCGAGGGTCACCGCGACGAACTTGACCGCGACATCGCTGCGCTCATTGCCGAGGCCAAGCGCAAGGGGACGCTCAAGCCGGGGTCAGTGGAAACCGCGCTAGAACTGTCCAAAGAACCCGACCGTCCGCTCCGGTTTCCGGGCAAGGTGCATGCGGATGCGGCGAGTCGGCGCTTATTCATCGCCGACACCGGCCACCATCGGGTGGTTGTCGTTGATTTCGACGGCGGGTTGCTTGACGTCATCGGCTCCGGCGCGCCAGGAACGCGCAACGGCCCTTACGATTTCGCTGAGTTCCGTTATCCGCAGGGACTGGCGCTGGACGGCGATTTCCTTTATGTCGCCGACACCGGCAATCACCTGATTCGGCGTGTCAATCTCAAGACCAAGCAGGTGGAAACAGTCGCCGGGACGGGCAAAAACGAGCGCGGCGACCGAACGGGGCCAGGGACGACCATCGGCCTCAGTTCACCTTGGGATTTGGTCGTCCACGAACGCACGCTGTTTATCGCTATGGCGGGGGCACACCAAATCTGGCGGTACAACCTCGACACCGGCACGGTCGGCTGGTACGCCGGAACCGGCGGCGAGGGACGGCGGGACGGCGCGCTCGACACGGCGCTGTTTGCTCAGCCTTCGGGATTGGCGACCGATGGTAAGCGACTGTATGTGGCCGACAGTGAAATCAGCGCCATTCGAGCCATTGACTTGAAGGATGGACAGGTGACGACTATAGCTGGCGGCGATCTGTTCGACTTCGGCGACGCTAACGGCAGGGGCGAAAACGCCCGCTTCCAGCATCCGCTGGGAGTAGCCGTCGCCGACCGCAAGCTGTACGTTGCGGACAGCTACAACCATAAGCTGCGCACGATTGACCTGCGAACGCGCTTTGTCTCAAACCTGATTGGCGCCGGCAAGCCAGGCCTGCAAAACGACATCCCGGCGCTGTTTCACGAACCGGGCGGCGTGTCCTACGCCGACGGCAAACTGTTCATCGCCGACACCAACAATCACGTTGTGCGCGTGGTGGAGTTTGAGCCGACGCGGGTGCGAACGTTTCCGATTGATAAACTCAACGCTCCGACGCCGGTCAAACGCAAGGCCGATGCGCTGCCGAACGAGGAACAGGTCGGCGTCCCGGCGCAGCGGCTCATACCGGGCGCGGGCGAGATTGTGGTGGATGTCAAGTTGCCGCCGGGGTTCAAGTATGCCCCCAAGGCCGAGCAACGGTACTTTGTGAGCATTGAGGCCGGAACGGAGGGCTTTACCGTACCGGCCAAGGCGATGGCGGCGGCGGGTGAGAAGCTGCGCTTCCCGGTGACGATTCCCTATACCGTCACGGCTGACGGTATGGGCGCGTTTGACGTGGTGGTGTCCGTGACCTACTGCAAGGAAGGTAATGAAGGTTTCTGTACGGTGACGACCTATCGCTTCCATGTTCCGTTTATCGGTCGCGCCAAGGGCGGCACCAAGCGTCTCATTCTTCAGAAGCAAATCCCTACGCCGGCGCCAGCCGGCTAA
- the sctN gene encoding type III secretion system ATPase SctN, with protein MGGVVSPRLDLSPYVRALDWLPSVEVRGRVTELVGLLVRASVPGARIEELCLIRSPHRAQDLKAEVVGFRGSEIILMPLGELQDVAMGAEVISTGGSLKVRVSDELLGRVLDGLGEPMDGKGPIQNAVEVPVSARPPDPMKRQRVTKRFVTGVRAIDATLTVGEGQRVGIFAAAGVGKSTLLGMLARNTEAEVNVIALIGERGREVRDFLEHDLGPEGLKRSVIVVATSNEPSLVRLKAAHVATAIAEYFRDQGKKVLLMMDSVTRFARALREVGLATGEPPARAGFPPSVFSELPKLLERTGNSQRGSITAFYTVLVEGDDMTEPIADETRSILDGHIILSRALAAGGHYPAIDVRHSVSRVMTAVADKDHIAKAMKLRDILDAYESQKDLILIGAYKSGKDKRTDYAISKIDAVNQFLRQSTSEKADFQETLDRLAKIL; from the coding sequence ATGGGAGGAGTGGTGTCGCCACGACTGGACTTGTCGCCCTACGTCAGGGCCCTTGACTGGTTGCCTTCGGTTGAGGTGCGCGGGCGTGTCACAGAACTGGTCGGCTTGCTTGTCCGGGCCTCTGTACCGGGCGCGCGCATTGAGGAACTGTGCCTCATCCGCTCGCCGCACCGCGCGCAGGATTTGAAGGCTGAAGTCGTCGGCTTTCGCGGTTCGGAAATTATTCTCATGCCGCTGGGAGAACTTCAGGATGTCGCCATGGGCGCGGAAGTCATCTCAACCGGCGGCTCGCTCAAGGTGCGGGTAAGCGACGAACTACTGGGGCGCGTCTTGGACGGGCTGGGCGAACCGATGGACGGCAAAGGACCGATCCAGAACGCCGTTGAGGTTCCCGTCTCCGCCCGCCCGCCCGACCCGATGAAGCGCCAGCGTGTGACAAAGCGTTTTGTGACCGGCGTACGGGCGATTGACGCGACGTTGACCGTCGGCGAAGGGCAGCGCGTCGGCATCTTCGCCGCCGCTGGCGTGGGCAAATCAACGCTACTAGGGATGTTGGCGCGCAACACGGAAGCTGAGGTCAACGTCATTGCGCTCATCGGTGAACGCGGACGCGAAGTGCGCGACTTTCTCGAACACGATCTCGGACCGGAGGGTCTGAAGCGGTCGGTTATCGTTGTCGCAACGTCCAACGAACCGTCGCTGGTGCGGCTCAAGGCGGCGCACGTTGCGACGGCCATCGCCGAGTACTTCCGCGACCAAGGCAAAAAAGTGCTGCTGATGATGGACTCCGTGACGCGCTTCGCCCGCGCCTTGCGCGAAGTCGGCTTGGCGACCGGCGAACCCCCGGCGCGCGCCGGTTTCCCACCGTCGGTATTCAGCGAGTTGCCCAAGCTGTTGGAGCGTACCGGCAACTCGCAGCGCGGCTCGATCACAGCCTTTTACACCGTGCTTGTCGAAGGCGACGACATGACCGAACCCATCGCCGACGAAACCCGCTCGATTTTGGACGGACATATCATTTTGTCGCGCGCGCTGGCGGCTGGCGGTCACTATCCAGCGATTGATGTCCGGCACTCGGTGTCGCGCGTTATGACGGCCGTAGCCGACAAGGATCACATCGCCAAGGCGATGAAGCTGCGCGACATTCTTGACGCCTATGAGTCCCAGAAGGACCTGATTCTCATCGGCGCGTACAAAAGCGGCAAAGACAAGCGTACCGACTACGCCATCTCGAAAATTGACGCGGTCAATCAGTTCCTGCGTCAGTCCACGAGTGAAAAGGCCGATTTTCAGGAGACGCTTGACCGACTGGCGAAAATCCTGTGA
- a CDS encoding alpha/beta hydrolase gives MNPSSHYFHSHRLKLHYWDYGGGDDRPPLILVHGTQDHARSWDDFARAFHHEYHVYALDLRGHGDSAWVEGAMYAFPEFMLDLVAFGGVVQRFPAAVVGHSLGGVVAMHYAAAFPERVAAVVNIEGWGPPPSVKTKTYTERLRTWAERVLAAESRTPRRYASIEEATARMKEANPHLSDAMAAHLTRYGTNRTADGSLIWKFDPYLRHLPPLGLPTELAKELFAAVKCPVLCIRGAKSWAANLAQSPQLQMIERMQYVEVPEAGHWVHHDQFEAVVQATRRFLAENAVSPTKQPASSGADGR, from the coding sequence ATGAACCCATCATCCCACTACTTTCATTCGCACCGGCTCAAGCTGCACTACTGGGACTACGGCGGCGGAGACGACCGGCCGCCGCTCATCCTTGTACACGGCACGCAGGATCACGCCCGCAGCTGGGACGATTTTGCACGCGCGTTTCACCACGAGTACCACGTCTACGCCCTCGACTTACGCGGCCACGGCGACAGCGCCTGGGTGGAAGGCGCGATGTACGCCTTTCCAGAGTTTATGCTCGATTTGGTCGCGTTCGGCGGTGTGGTACAACGGTTTCCGGCCGCCGTCGTCGGGCATTCGCTGGGCGGAGTGGTGGCGATGCACTATGCCGCCGCCTTCCCGGAGCGGGTTGCCGCCGTCGTCAACATCGAAGGTTGGGGGCCGCCGCCGTCGGTGAAAACCAAAACCTACACCGAGCGGCTGCGGACGTGGGCGGAGCGTGTCCTAGCGGCCGAGAGCCGTACGCCTCGCCGCTACGCCTCAATTGAGGAAGCCACCGCCCGGATGAAGGAAGCCAATCCGCACCTAAGCGACGCGATGGCCGCGCATCTGACGCGCTACGGCACGAACCGGACGGCCGACGGCAGCCTCATCTGGAAGTTCGACCCGTATTTGCGCCACCTGCCGCCGTTGGGTTTACCGACGGAGTTGGCAAAGGAGTTGTTCGCCGCCGTCAAGTGTCCGGTACTGTGCATTCGAGGCGCAAAGAGCTGGGCGGCGAATCTGGCGCAAAGTCCCCAACTCCAGATGATTGAGCGGATGCAGTACGTTGAGGTCCCCGAAGCCGGCCACTGGGTGCATCACGACCAGTTTGAAGCCGTCGTCCAGGCGACACGTCGGTTTCTGGCCGAGAACGCCGTTTCGCCAACGAAACAACCGGCGTCGAGCGGGGCGGATGGTCGGTAG